A genomic window from Martelella lutilitoris includes:
- a CDS encoding LysE family translocator, translated as MDWSSVAAFAATEFLLCLSPGPAVLLVVGLSMRQGFWRSQVAAAGILATNALYFALSAAGVASLILMSATLFNVVKIVGAVYLAYLGIKMIAPLLSRRKGEGGSALADAANLKRVAPEAPFRLFFRGFSVQAANPKNLAFFVAILPQFVNPAGDVAMQMLVFGGISVLLELPILIIYALAFSALARVVTERVVAWLEASAGGILVMLGAALALQKKA; from the coding sequence ATGGACTGGTCAAGCGTGGCGGCCTTTGCCGCGACCGAATTTCTTCTGTGCCTGTCGCCGGGGCCTGCCGTGCTGCTGGTCGTGGGGCTTTCCATGCGGCAGGGCTTCTGGCGCTCGCAGGTGGCAGCGGCCGGCATTCTGGCGACCAATGCGCTTTATTTCGCGCTTTCGGCCGCCGGCGTCGCCTCGCTGATCCTGATGAGCGCGACGCTGTTCAATGTGGTGAAAATCGTCGGCGCCGTCTATCTCGCCTATCTCGGCATCAAGATGATCGCCCCGCTCTTGTCTCGCCGGAAAGGTGAAGGCGGTTCGGCATTGGCAGATGCGGCAAATCTCAAGCGCGTGGCACCCGAAGCGCCGTTCCGGCTGTTCTTCCGCGGCTTCAGCGTACAGGCGGCGAACCCGAAAAACCTCGCCTTCTTCGTCGCCATCCTGCCGCAATTCGTCAATCCGGCGGGCGATGTCGCCATGCAGATGCTCGTGTTCGGCGGCATTTCCGTCCTACTCGAACTGCCGATCCTGATCATCTATGCGCTCGCCTTTTCCGCCCTTGCCCGGGTGGTGACGGAACGCGTGGTTGCCTGGCTTGAAGCTTCGGCCGGCGGCATTCTGGTGATGTTGGGGGCAGCGCTTGCCCTGCAGAAGAAGGCGTGA